From one Dermacentor silvarum isolate Dsil-2018 chromosome 3, BIME_Dsil_1.4, whole genome shotgun sequence genomic stretch:
- the LOC119446314 gene encoding small nuclear ribonucleoprotein Sm D3: MSIGVPIKVLHEAEGHIVTCETNTGEVYRGKLVEAEDNMNCQMCNITVTYRDGRVAQLENVYIRGSKIRFMILPDMLKNAPMFKKAGAKSATASAGRGKSAILRAQAARGRGRARALFQRRK, from the exons ATGTCGATCGGTGTGCCCATAAAAGTTCTTCACGAAGCTGAAGGGCACATCGTCACCTGCGAGACCAACACCGGCGAAGTTTACCGGGGCAAACTGGTGGAGGCCGAGGACAACATGAATTGTCAGATGTGCAACATCACGGTCACGTACCGCGACGGACGAGTTGCTCAGCTCGAGAACGTCTACATCAGGGGCAGCAAGATACGTTTCATGATACTACCGGACATGCTCAAAAACGCTCCTATGTTCAAAAAAGCCGGTGCCAAAAGTGCGACGGCGTCCGCCGGCAGGGGCAAGTCGGCGATTCTACGAGCGCAAG CTGCAAGAGGACGAGGTCGAGCCAGAGCCTTGTTCCAGAGACGAAAATGA